A window of the Helianthus annuus cultivar XRQ/B chromosome 4, HanXRQr2.0-SUNRISE, whole genome shotgun sequence genome harbors these coding sequences:
- the LOC110933896 gene encoding uncharacterized protein LOC110933896 has protein sequence MWAYCTAFATPIGTTPYRLVYGKGCHLPMEITHLALWAVKQVNTDYTDEGAHRQLKLWELKELRNEDYDIAPAYKDNMKVVHDAKLRCQVFAVGQKVWLFNSRHKLFPGKLKSKWMGPFVIIRMGKFREIEIEDMKDQKRQVVNGHRLKSYLHSDDLNTESTDEGIPEIQPQHRASVGKLETPSFLKLKSYDFDLNLFITVEGWSEKGEPEKKRLSNLNLLGMCPKSEKQQGLLYGTQK, from the exons ATGTGGGCATATTGTACTGCATTTGCAACTCCTATTGGCACTACACCCTACAGATTAGTGTACGGTAAAGGTTGTCATTTGCCGATGGAAATCACACACCTTGCACTTTGGGCAGTTAAACAGGTTAATACAGATTATACTGATGAAGGTGCGCACCGGCAATTGAAGTTATGGGAGCTTAAGGAGTTACGCAACGAGGATTATGATATTGCACCTGCATACAAGGACAATATGAAAGTAGTGCATGATGCGAAGTTGAGGTGTCAAGTCTTCGCTGTGGGCCAAAAAGTATGGTTATTCAATTCGCGTCATAAATTGTTTCCAGGAAAGCTGAAAAGCAAGTGGATGGGTCCATTTGTGATCATACGCATGGGCAAATTTAGAGAAATTGAGATTGAAGATATGAAAGATCAGAAGAGGCAAGTGGTGAATGGACACCGATTGAAGTCGTACTTGCACAGTGATGATCTTAACACGGAATCAACAGATGAG GGAATTCCGGAAATACAACCACAACATCGAGCAAGTGTGGGGAAGTTGGAGACACCCAG TTTTCTTAAGCTGAAAAGTTATGATTTTGACCTCAATTTGTTCATAACTGTTGAAG GATGGTCAGAGAAAGGAGAGCCGGAAAAGAAAAGGCTGTCAAATCTTAATCTCCTCGGGATGTGTCCAAAAAGCGAAAAACAACAGGGTTTGTTATACGGGACGCAGAAATAG